The region atttgaataccaattaaaaaaatttaaacaattaaaacagtCATCTAAAGtatttaataagataaactatttcaaattaactattattttcaaattttatttgataatttgacgagtcaccCTACGaaccacgtgtgaaacacgtaaagcgacactagtataAATAAAAGAGATAATCACTAAAATTTCGTTCATCTAATATTTGATCAAAATTTTAGTAGTTTTTTTCTCAATTAATGAGtttagttattaaaaaaattgatagaacAATCATAAAAACCATAATTATCTTTatgattatatattaattaacaatatatctatgaatattttaaaatttaatatttttagactggtttaattttgaattaaaaaaatttaatagtttcAAATTGAATCAATACATGTTGAATGTTACATATTTACCAAACCAAAAATTgttacaattaattaatttgatctcaaaataatattttaaataatataaaaatagctataaatatattgtaatttactaagaattattaaaaattattgaatcttttagtaattaattttttttaaatgttatttttaatcaaGTAACtatgatttatgatttaaacATAGTTACATACGCCGATGCCGTCTAACCCAAGTGGTTCCAAATGTATTTTTCAGGTTTCGGCTTCGAGTTTCAGTAGAGTCAAGTAGTTTAAGGCCAATTTAACATCTAACGACTAACAATTAACTACTAACAACTAATGTAATTAGATTATGTCTatcgataaaaaaatatagctaCATACAACCTTTCAacatgacatcacatataaattGGACATATAACATTCAAacccatttaaaaattaaataatcgggttttaattaaaataactgaATGGAGCAAACAGATCAACAAgtcacatattaaaaaaaaattccatcaaCTAAGTTAAAAAGAATCTCAATTGTCATGGGCTGTTTGAAGTTATCCctttgaatatttatttatttatttgtagaTTAAACtatgataataatttttatttaaaaaatatttattattacttaaaaaataacaatagtgAATTTGACCAACATTGAGTGGATACAGAAATTagtaattactattttttattaaaaaaaaaaaaactggctACCATAGTTTATCTTCTTTACTTTATTTGTGCTGAGTAGAAAAATGtgttaattgctaaaaacatttagaaaaaaaaaatcattcagATTCTGCAAACTGTCCTATAAATTCTGAAcatcttttgtttcttctttcTTAAACTTTaagttcataaaaaaaaaaaagttcatcaTAGTTTAGCATGCGCATTTTCAGCTCTCGAATACTATAATTATGTCCGTATGTTTTTTTTTCCCTCTGTTCTACAGCTTCACCACCTTACTGAAAATTTTGCTTTTTTTCCCCTCATCATTCTCACTTAAAACCcatcaactttaaatttttttgggttattttctttagtgtttttttctttaatatccatgTTTGGTACTTGTTTTTCCTCTGTAAATTAACAGCCAGTTTGTCATTTGCTTGTAGTATTatctctgtttttttttgtttaaatttttgggcATTTGTTGAATGGTTTGATTTGCTAAGGAAATTGCTGCTTCTTTCAGgtgaaatcatttttttttgttcttgttaGTTGTTGGTTGTTTTGTTTACCAAAATAAGTGAAATTGCACCATTGTTATTTATAGTGAAGTTCGAAAAATGAGTGTTGTGTAGTGTTTTATCGTGTAAAATCTTGACTTTTAGTCTTGACTCTTTAGTTATTTGTCCATTGTTGGTTAGTAGCTTAATTACTATAAATAATCTGAAAAGATAACGTTTTTCCTTGTTTTGAAGATGGTTTGATTTGTGTTTAGAGCTTATTTTTACTTTAGTTAATTAGCAAAGGCAGTCACTTTTTGCAGGTTTGAGATAAATCAGTCTATAAAGGTGGCAAATTGATGCAAGCATGGCAGAGAAGAGAACAATCAATGGAGGCGGCGGCGGAGGAGGAGGAGGGGAAGTGGTGATAACAATTTCAGGTGATGAAATTGAAACCCCTAAAGGTAATGTGAGTCCAAAAGGATATACCCCAAAAACAGCTTCTATGAGCTACCCTTCACCTGAGATATCAAGGTTTAGCCCTAGTCCTAATAAGCCACCCAAAATCCCTGTCCCTAATGAAAACCTCACTAGACAAAGGTCACTTGCTAGGTCTGTGTATTCGAAACCCAAGTCTAGATTTGGTGAACAGCCAGTCCCTGTCGATACTTCTGTATTGGAAGAGAATAGTCTAACTcttcaacaacaaatggataaGAATTCACCCTATAGGGTTTCGTTTAATATAGGATCACCGGATAATAAGTCTGTTTCTTATACTAGATCAAACTCCTCAAGTCCGAGAACGCCTTTGATGGCATCTCCTGGTGGACCTGCTGATGATGAGGAGGAAGTGGAGGATGTTGTCAAGAAAGTTGAATCGAGTCACGAGAAGCATAAGAAAGTAGGAATTAAGGCTGTGATTCAGTGGATTCCGTTTGTATGCCTTGTTGGGTGCTTGGTGGCTAGCTTGACTGTTGAAAAACTGGAAAAAACCATGATTTGGGGCTTGGAATTGTGGAAATGGTGTGTGCTTGTGTTGGTTATATTCTCTGGCATGTTGGTCACTAAGTGGGTTATGAATTTCATTGTTTTTCTGATTGAGACTAACTTTTTGCTAAAGAAGAAAGTACTCTATTTTGTTTATGGCTTGAAAAAGAGTGTTCAAGTatttgtttggatttctttggttCTTCTTGCATGGACATTTCTATTTAATCGTGGCGTTCAGCGATCTAAAACTGCCACCAAGGTTCTAAAATTTGTTACGTGGACTCTTGTTTCACTTCTTATTGGGTCGTTTTTGTGGGTGGTGAAGACTTCATTGCTAAAGATTTTAGCATCTAATTTCCATGTCAACAAATTTTTTGATAGAATTCAAGAATCAGTCTTTTCGCAGTATGTTCTGCAAACTCTTTCAGGGCCTCCACTCATAGAAGAGGCTGAGAGGGTTGGCAAATCAAGTAGCACGGGTCGACTGAGCATCCGGAGTACAAAAAAGGGTAAAACAAAGGAGAAAAAGGTAATTGATATGGGAGTGGTTCATAAGATGAAGCAAGAAAAGGTTTCAGCTTGGACCATGAAGGTTTTGATTGATGCAGTTACAAATTCAGGACTTTCTACAATCTCTAATGCATTAGATGAGAGTGTTGGTGAAAGGAACAAACAAACTGATACGGAGATTTCCAATGAGATGGAAGCAACTGCTGCTGCCTATCACATTTTCAGGAACGTTGCCCAGCCTGGTTGGAAGTaagaatatttttcttttctagatGATTATGAAGTTTTTATGCCTTTTTTTCTCTCCCTGTTAGTACTTTTCCCTTGGTAAATTTTTTCTTGTGAATAGGTACATTGATGAAGAGGACCTTTTAAGATTCATGATTAAGGAAGAAGTGGATCTTGTTTTCCCACTGTTTGAAGTATCTGAGAATAGACGAATTGACAGAAAATCTCTAACAGACTGGGTGGTAAGCttccatttttcttttatcaGCAAATATCTTGCACAAAAACTTGTCAAGTTCTATGTTTCATCGtttatttaccctttttaaaATGCTTCTCAACTCtgg is a window of Mercurialis annua linkage group LG2, ddMerAnnu1.2, whole genome shotgun sequence DNA encoding:
- the LOC126670530 gene encoding mechanosensitive ion channel protein 10-like, which produces MAEKRTINGGGGGGGGGEVVITISGDEIETPKGNVSPKGYTPKTASMSYPSPEISRFSPSPNKPPKIPVPNENLTRQRSLARSVYSKPKSRFGEQPVPVDTSVLEENSLTLQQQMDKNSPYRVSFNIGSPDNKSVSYTRSNSSSPRTPLMASPGGPADDEEEVEDVVKKVESSHEKHKKVGIKAVIQWIPFVCLVGCLVASLTVEKLEKTMIWGLELWKWCVLVLVIFSGMLVTKWVMNFIVFLIETNFLLKKKVLYFVYGLKKSVQVFVWISLVLLAWTFLFNRGVQRSKTATKVLKFVTWTLVSLLIGSFLWVVKTSLLKILASNFHVNKFFDRIQESVFSQYVLQTLSGPPLIEEAERVGKSSSTGRLSIRSTKKGKTKEKKVIDMGVVHKMKQEKVSAWTMKVLIDAVTNSGLSTISNALDESVGERNKQTDTEISNEMEATAAAYHIFRNVAQPGWKYIDEEDLLRFMIKEEVDLVFPLFEVSENRRIDRKSLTDWVIKVYKGRKALAHALKDTKTAVKQLNKLVTGIVIIVTFVIWLLLMEIATTKVLVVLSSQLVVVAFIFGNTCKTIFEAIIFVFVMHPFDVGDRCVVEGVPLLVEEMNILTTVFLKLDNEKIYYPNSVLATKPISNYYRSPDMGDTVEFSIDFATPTEKIGLLKDKIKQYLESSPQHWHPNHSVVVKEIENVNKLKMALYCNHTMNFQEFGEKNKRRTELVLEIKRIFEELSVKYCLLPQQVHLRHIGSESTVVTKM